The following are from one region of the Carassius gibelio isolate Cgi1373 ecotype wild population from Czech Republic chromosome A13, carGib1.2-hapl.c, whole genome shotgun sequence genome:
- the LOC128026762 gene encoding interferon-induced protein 44-like — MFNPVQLPSNAELDKQWRRFDWGQKKYIKEKLENFCPSHPDVKDIKILVTGPVGGGKSSFINSVDSASLGRISSRALVDSDICGPVFTQKLKGFPIRSEKKRLPFILKDVMGLLSEAFEGPQPEDIINAVFGHVKDGYKFNEKQPLNFKDQQFNCDPKLSDQSFCLVYVISAITVQYTDDRLIDKMKLIRQRISEKGIPQVVIMTQVDNACLLVNNDLRKVYSSKNIKEKMELCSAKLGVPLTNIFPVKNYHNEIDTEDDIDVLILKAFEQIVQLADDRLKDSENY; from the exons ATGTTCAATCCAGTGCAACTGCCATCAAATGCAG AACTGGATAAACAATGGAGGAGATTTGACTGGGG aCAGAAGAAATACATAAAAGAAAAGCTGGAGAACTTCTGTCCGAGTCATCCAGATGTAAAGGACATCAAGATCCTGGTAACTGGACCAGTTGGAGGAGGAAAGTCCAGCTTTATTAACTCAGTCGATAGCGCTTCTCTGGGACGCATCTCCTCCAGAGCATTGGTTGATTCAGATATTTGTGGTCCTGTTTTCACTCAAAAA CTCAAAGGATTCCCCatcagaagtgagaaaaaaagattGCCCTTCATCCTCAAGGATGTCATGGGTTTGCTTTCTGAAGCATTTGAAGGGCCACAACCAGAAGACATCATCAATGCTGTGTTTGGTCACGTGAAGGATGGCTATAAA TTCAACGAAAAGCAGCCACTCAATTTTAAGGATCAACAATTCAACTGTGACCCCAAACTCTCTGACCAGTCTTTCTGCCTGGTTTACGTCATATCCGCAATTACAGTCCAATACACAGATGATCGTCTTATTGACAAGATGAAGCTCATCCGCCAGAGAATCAGTGAAAAGG GGATTCCTCAAGTGGTTATCATGACTCAAGTGGATAATGCATGTTTACTTGTCAACAATGATCTACGGAAGGTCTACAGTAGCAAGAATATTAAGGAGAAG ATGGAGTTGTGCAGTGCCAAATTGGGTGTGCCATTGACAAACATCTTCCCAGTGAAGAACTACCATAATGAGATTGACACAGAGGATGACATTGATGTTCTGATACTAAAGGCATTTGAACAGATTGTTCAACTTGCTGACGATAGATTGAAGGATAGTGAAAATTACTGA